In Arsenicicoccus sp. oral taxon 190, the following are encoded in one genomic region:
- a CDS encoding recombinase family protein, with the protein MSTADQDAALQIDALNRAGCYRVFVDTISGSLQQRPELDKLLDQLRPGDTLVVWRLDRLGRSIRHLIDQLQVLSDRGVGFRSLQETIDTTSPGGRLVFHVFAALAEFERDLIRERTNAGLEAARARGRTGGRPSALSGDQVRAARRMYEQKDMTVAQIGEVLGVSRTTIYRALNRPPAAPASPRRATSAV; encoded by the coding sequence GTGTCCACCGCTGATCAGGACGCGGCGTTGCAGATCGACGCCCTGAATCGGGCGGGGTGCTACCGGGTGTTCGTCGACACGATCTCCGGATCGCTGCAGCAGCGCCCCGAGCTGGACAAGCTGCTCGACCAGCTGCGTCCAGGGGACACCCTGGTGGTGTGGCGCCTGGATCGGCTGGGCCGGTCGATCCGGCACCTGATCGACCAGCTGCAGGTCCTATCCGACCGCGGCGTGGGGTTCCGGTCCCTGCAGGAGACGATCGACACGACCTCCCCAGGAGGACGGTTGGTCTTCCACGTCTTCGCCGCCCTGGCCGAGTTCGAGCGCGACCTGATCCGGGAGCGGACCAACGCCGGCCTGGAGGCCGCCCGCGCACGGGGCCGCACCGGTGGGCGCCCCTCGGCGCTGTCCGGCGACCAGGTCCGGGCGGCCCGGCGGATGTATGAGCAGAAGGACATGACGGTCGCCCAGATCGGTGAGGTGCTCGGGGTTTCCCGCACCACGATCTACCGGGCACTGAACCGCCCACCCGCTGCGCCGGCCTCGCCGCGACGAGCCACGAGCGCCGTGTAG
- the merA gene encoding mercury(II) reductase → MSAGYDVDLAVVGSGGAAMAAAITARQTGHTVVLIERGVLGGTCVNIGCVPSKTLLAAAGARHSALTNPFDGAPTSAGGVDLRALVHQKDELVERMRSTKYAHVAAAYAFEVVPGHARFLDRDTLAVDGEPLRAQAYVVATGAAPAVPELAGLDSVDWLTSTTAMELEQVPRSLVVIGGGYVGLEQAQLLARLGARVSLVGRVAPRAEPELAERLRAVFAEDGIGVLEEHAVAVSVDGGEVVVRAASGAAVRAERLLIATGRTARTDGLGLAAAGVDVDERGFVVTDEFQRTTNPRVYAAGDVSGAPQYVYVAAAAGRAAATNALTGPDGPGARVDYTGLPTVVFTNPQLASAGLSEKETLERGHDCRSRVLNLSEVPRALVNRDTRGAVKIVADATTGKVLGVHALADGAGEIMLAATYAIRTGMTVDDLADTWAPYLTMAESLRIAAGLFRNHLPTSCCA, encoded by the coding sequence ATGAGCGCGGGCTATGACGTGGACCTGGCGGTGGTCGGCTCCGGTGGTGCGGCGATGGCGGCTGCGATCACCGCTCGGCAGACTGGGCACACCGTGGTCCTGATCGAGCGCGGCGTTCTCGGTGGGACCTGCGTGAACATCGGCTGCGTGCCGTCCAAGACGCTCCTGGCGGCCGCCGGCGCCCGACACTCCGCCCTGACCAATCCCTTCGACGGCGCTCCCACGTCCGCAGGTGGCGTAGACCTACGAGCGCTGGTTCACCAGAAGGACGAGCTCGTCGAGCGCATGCGCAGTACGAAGTACGCCCACGTCGCCGCCGCCTATGCGTTCGAGGTCGTGCCTGGGCACGCCAGGTTCCTCGATCGCGACACGCTCGCGGTCGACGGCGAGCCGCTGCGCGCCCAGGCGTACGTGGTGGCCACCGGGGCCGCGCCGGCGGTGCCCGAGCTGGCGGGTCTGGACAGCGTGGACTGGTTGACGTCGACGACGGCCATGGAACTCGAGCAGGTGCCGAGGTCCCTGGTGGTGATCGGTGGCGGCTACGTCGGGCTCGAGCAGGCGCAGCTCTTGGCCCGTCTCGGTGCGAGGGTGTCCCTGGTCGGGCGCGTGGCCCCCCGGGCCGAGCCGGAGCTGGCCGAACGCCTGCGTGCGGTCTTTGCCGAGGACGGCATCGGTGTCCTCGAGGAGCACGCCGTCGCCGTCTCGGTCGACGGAGGCGAGGTCGTCGTACGGGCCGCCTCGGGTGCTGCCGTCCGCGCAGAACGGCTGCTGATCGCCACCGGTCGCACGGCCCGCACCGACGGGCTGGGGCTCGCCGCAGCCGGCGTCGACGTCGACGAGCGGGGTTTCGTCGTCACGGATGAGTTCCAGCGCACGACCAACCCGCGCGTCTACGCCGCAGGCGACGTGTCCGGTGCCCCGCAGTACGTCTACGTCGCCGCCGCCGCAGGCCGCGCCGCCGCCACCAACGCACTGACCGGCCCGGACGGTCCTGGGGCGCGGGTCGACTACACCGGCCTGCCCACCGTGGTCTTCACCAACCCCCAGCTCGCCTCGGCCGGGCTGAGCGAGAAGGAGACCCTCGAGCGCGGCCACGACTGCAGGTCCCGAGTACTGAACCTCTCAGAGGTCCCGCGCGCCCTGGTCAACCGCGACACCCGAGGGGCCGTGAAGATCGTCGCCGACGCCACAACAGGCAAGGTCCTGGGGGTGCACGCCCTCGCCGACGGTGCCGGCGAGATCATGCTCGCCGCGACCTACGCCATCAGAACCGGCATGACGGTCGACGACCTCGCAGACACCTGGGCGCCCTACCTGACCATGGCCGAGAGCCTGCGGATCGCCGCAGGGCTGTTCCGCAACCATTTGCCGACGTCCTGCTGCGCCTGA
- a CDS encoding heavy metal-responsive transcriptional regulator, which translates to MRIGELAQASGTTTKTLRYYEQAGLLPAPERTTTGYRDYEPATLQRLNFIRRGQAAGLTLAQIREVLHVRDAGAAPCHHVRQLLDSRVHQLDRQIADLQALRENVTELRDAAAAPDPGACDPTDVCRYL; encoded by the coding sequence GTGCGTATCGGAGAGCTGGCCCAGGCGAGCGGCACCACGACCAAGACGCTGCGCTACTACGAACAGGCAGGGCTCCTCCCGGCGCCCGAGCGCACCACCACCGGCTACCGCGACTACGAGCCCGCGACCCTCCAGCGACTGAACTTCATCCGCCGTGGTCAGGCCGCCGGCCTGACCCTGGCGCAGATCCGAGAGGTGCTGCACGTACGAGACGCCGGTGCGGCGCCCTGCCACCACGTCCGCCAGCTGCTCGACAGCCGCGTCCACCAGCTCGACCGCCAGATCGCGGACCTTCAGGCGCTGCGCGAGAACGTCACCGAGCTGCGAGACGCCGCCGCCGCACCTGACCCCGGGGCCTGCGACCCGACCGACGTCTGTCGGTACCTCTGA
- a CDS encoding cadmium resistance transporter — MDLAVAVLQAVGLFLVTNIDDIIVLSLLFARGTGAPGTTAEIIAGQYLGFGAILIASVLVALGANAFLPEDAIAYFGLIPLLLGLYAAWRAWRGRDDDGDDPGKAVAVWTVAAVTFANGGDNIGVYVPVFLTVGPAATAANAVVFLALVAVLVLAARYVATRRPIAEVLERWEHVLFPLVLIGLGIVILLEGGAFGL; from the coding sequence ATGGACTTGGCCGTAGCCGTCCTGCAGGCCGTCGGTCTGTTCCTCGTGACCAACATCGACGACATCATCGTGCTCTCACTGTTATTCGCCCGCGGCACCGGCGCCCCAGGCACCACCGCCGAGATCATCGCCGGGCAGTACCTCGGCTTCGGCGCCATCCTCATCGCCTCCGTCCTGGTCGCACTCGGCGCCAACGCCTTCCTGCCTGAAGACGCCATCGCCTACTTCGGACTCATACCCCTGCTCCTGGGCCTCTACGCCGCCTGGCGGGCCTGGCGTGGCCGCGACGACGACGGTGACGACCCGGGCAAGGCCGTCGCCGTCTGGACCGTCGCAGCGGTCACCTTCGCCAACGGCGGCGACAACATCGGCGTCTACGTCCCGGTCTTCCTCACCGTCGGCCCCGCCGCGACCGCCGCGAACGCCGTCGTGTTCCTCGCCCTGGTCGCCGTGCTCGTCCTGGCCGCCAGGTACGTCGCCACCCGACGACCCATCGCCGAAGTCCTCGAACGCTGGGAACACGTCCTGTTCCCCCTCGTCCTGATCGGACTGGGCATCGTCATCCTCCTCGAGGGCGGCGCCTTCGGGCTGTAG
- a CDS encoding ArsR/SmtB family transcription factor: protein MPMITASPDVSGRAELAPAGALFRGLGDPTRLALVRRLARGEARVVDLCTELGLSQSTVSSHLACLRDCGLVDYRAQGRASVYHLTRPELMDLLAVAEGLLAATGNAVALCPTYASPTTSDPIAKESAR from the coding sequence ATGCCGATGATCACCGCAAGTCCTGATGTAAGTGGCCGGGCCGAGCTCGCGCCCGCAGGGGCGTTGTTCCGAGGCCTGGGCGACCCGACGCGCCTGGCGCTGGTGCGCCGCCTGGCGAGGGGCGAGGCGCGGGTCGTGGACCTGTGCACCGAGCTGGGCCTGAGCCAGTCCACCGTGTCCTCACACCTGGCCTGCCTGCGGGACTGCGGGTTGGTCGACTACCGCGCGCAGGGACGCGCGTCGGTCTACCACCTGACCCGCCCGGAGCTGATGGACCTTCTCGCTGTGGCCGAGGGCCTGCTGGCCGCGACCGGCAACGCTGTGGCCTTGTGCCCCACCTACGCAAGTCCCACCACCTCTGACCCGATCGCCAAGGAGAGTGCACGATGA
- the lnt gene encoding apolipoprotein N-acyltransferase, with amino-acid sequence MPALALVLGGAIANVVDRAGDGVVTDYLHSGWFPTFNIADTAIVTGVALLVLRVRAGSPRQEVERVNARRRNGGASLPGLMPPGLVLVGAGVGGWATSLAFPDRGWWPLAYAGMACLLLAMRGASLVRAAGIGLVWGLAFFLPLVHWAVQATGSALPWVALSVFQALYVAGFGALWTYARRAVWLTGRPLAQAVTAAVLWVAIEQVRGSWPFGGFPWGFLAFSQTEAPLLRLAPYGGEVLVSAFVAVTGALIALALQYLRRTAVIAATRALLAAVLLAGAPGRLPLTAGPENGSLLVGAVQGNVPQQGADWAEQARDVTANHAQGTERLAATAGRRKLDLVVWPESAADIDPRTDLAQASTVDRAAAAVGAPLLLGTQRFPDGQDIRYNEIISWTAGAGSGDAYAKQHPVPFGEYVPFRAFFRQLTPLVDRVATDMAAGGDPAVMDVWIDALGRDVRLATGICFEVAYADLIREGVLDGAELIVIPTNNASFGRTPESTQQLAMSRFRAVEHGRSTVQVSTVGVSAMIMPDGTVVARTGLFTDEELIASLPLRTTLTPAARLGTTPQTAVYVLAAAAVVSGALAGSRRPGRDRSRRPFPRRLRAADDHAPTLRVRAQRVRALRVPGRVWVTRVWPSWLEWRLIVGFLVLMAVAAYTGIRLGQDIVEKTTTAVSTTSDAAVP; translated from the coding sequence TTGCCTGCCCTCGCCCTGGTCCTGGGTGGGGCGATCGCGAACGTCGTGGACCGGGCTGGGGACGGGGTGGTCACCGACTACCTGCACAGCGGGTGGTTCCCGACCTTCAACATCGCCGACACCGCGATCGTCACCGGCGTCGCTTTGCTGGTGCTTCGTGTCCGCGCCGGGTCGCCCCGGCAGGAGGTCGAGCGCGTGAATGCGCGACGCCGCAACGGTGGCGCCTCATTGCCTGGCCTCATGCCGCCGGGGCTGGTGCTGGTCGGAGCAGGCGTGGGTGGCTGGGCGACGAGTCTCGCGTTTCCTGACCGGGGATGGTGGCCGCTGGCCTACGCCGGCATGGCGTGCCTGCTGCTCGCGATGCGCGGCGCGTCACTGGTCCGCGCCGCAGGCATCGGCCTGGTCTGGGGGCTGGCCTTCTTCTTGCCGCTGGTCCACTGGGCAGTGCAGGCCACCGGATCGGCGCTCCCGTGGGTCGCGCTCAGCGTGTTCCAGGCGCTGTACGTCGCCGGCTTCGGCGCGCTGTGGACCTACGCGCGCAGGGCCGTCTGGCTCACCGGTCGCCCGCTGGCCCAGGCGGTCACCGCAGCCGTGCTGTGGGTCGCCATCGAGCAGGTCCGCGGCTCCTGGCCTTTCGGGGGCTTCCCGTGGGGCTTCCTGGCGTTCTCCCAGACCGAGGCGCCCCTGCTACGTCTCGCGCCCTACGGAGGGGAGGTCCTGGTCTCCGCGTTCGTCGCCGTGACGGGGGCGCTGATCGCGCTGGCGCTGCAGTACCTGCGCCGCACCGCGGTTATCGCCGCGACTCGGGCGCTGCTCGCCGCGGTGCTCCTGGCCGGCGCCCCGGGCCGGCTTCCCCTGACAGCCGGCCCGGAGAACGGCTCACTGCTGGTCGGCGCCGTCCAGGGCAACGTCCCGCAGCAGGGCGCCGACTGGGCCGAGCAGGCCCGCGACGTCACGGCCAACCACGCCCAAGGCACCGAGCGGCTCGCGGCGACCGCCGGAAGGCGCAAGCTGGACCTGGTGGTGTGGCCGGAGAGTGCCGCCGACATCGACCCCCGCACCGACCTGGCGCAGGCTTCGACCGTGGACCGCGCCGCCGCAGCGGTCGGCGCCCCACTGCTGCTGGGAACCCAGCGGTTCCCCGACGGGCAGGACATCCGCTACAACGAGATCATTTCCTGGACCGCCGGTGCGGGGAGTGGCGACGCCTACGCCAAGCAGCACCCGGTCCCCTTCGGGGAGTACGTCCCCTTCCGCGCATTCTTCCGCCAGCTCACTCCGCTCGTCGACCGGGTCGCCACGGACATGGCAGCCGGCGGCGACCCCGCCGTCATGGACGTGTGGATCGACGCGCTCGGACGTGACGTGCGCCTGGCCACCGGGATCTGCTTCGAGGTCGCCTACGCAGACCTCATCCGCGAAGGGGTCCTCGACGGGGCAGAGCTGATCGTCATCCCGACCAACAACGCCTCGTTCGGGCGCACCCCGGAGTCGACCCAGCAGCTGGCGATGTCCCGCTTCCGGGCGGTGGAGCACGGCAGGTCGACCGTCCAGGTCTCCACCGTGGGCGTCAGCGCGATGATCATGCCGGACGGGACGGTCGTGGCGCGGACCGGTCTGTTCACCGATGAGGAGCTCATCGCCTCGCTCCCGCTGCGCACCACGCTCACCCCGGCGGCGCGACTGGGCACCACGCCGCAGACGGCCGTCTACGTCCTGGCGGCGGCCGCTGTCGTCAGCGGTGCGCTGGCAGGCAGTCGACGACCCGGCCGCGACCGCAGCCGCCGCCCCTTCCCGCGGCGGCTCCGCGCGGCCGACGACCACGCCCCGACGCTGCGGGTGCGGGCCCAGCGGGTGCGAGCCCTGCGGGTGCCGGGCCGGGTGTGGGTCACCCGCGTGTGGCCCTCGTGGCTGGAGTGGCGCCTGATCGTCGGGTTCCTCGTGCTGATGGCCGTCGCGGCCTACACCGGGATACGGCTCGGCCAGGACATCGTCGAGAAGACCACCACCGCGGTGTCGACAACGTCCGATGCTGCGGTCCCGTGA
- a CDS encoding cytochrome c oxidase assembly protein gives MQDDPGVTGPVWLPTAPASLETMLAPTLQPVPVLPVLAVVLLVLYLAGACRLWLRGRRWSIGATISFTVGCVVLALVTGAGIEGYGLRLFSAFMFQQLTLMMLVPPLLVLGRPGTLLLRATPHRGVGTVVLVTARRALRSRVSRVVLHPAVMVPLFLLAFYGLYLAELADPLLRTWTGHLALEVGFLVAGLLFTVPVLSTDPLPIRQTHHGRALDLLLEMPLHAFFGVIVMMATAPMVPLFAAPPAGWGIDPLRDQQLAGGLAWSYGEAPGLLMLLLIASRWQRNDTERSTARDRQIDRDGGADAELEQYNAYLARLNGSRPSGAPPAQP, from the coding sequence ATGCAGGACGACCCGGGCGTTACGGGGCCGGTGTGGCTGCCGACCGCACCGGCGTCCCTGGAGACGATGCTGGCACCGACGCTGCAGCCCGTGCCGGTCCTTCCGGTGCTGGCGGTGGTGCTGCTGGTGCTGTACCTGGCGGGCGCGTGCCGGCTGTGGCTGCGGGGTCGGCGCTGGTCGATCGGTGCGACCATCTCGTTCACGGTGGGCTGTGTGGTGCTGGCGCTGGTGACCGGTGCGGGCATCGAGGGGTACGGGTTGCGGCTGTTCTCGGCGTTCATGTTCCAGCAGCTGACGTTGATGATGCTCGTCCCACCGCTGCTGGTGCTGGGGCGGCCCGGCACGTTGCTGCTGCGCGCGACCCCGCACCGGGGGGTGGGCACGGTGGTGCTGGTCACGGCGCGGCGGGCCCTGCGCAGCCGGGTCAGTCGGGTGGTGCTGCACCCGGCGGTGATGGTGCCGTTGTTCCTGCTGGCGTTCTACGGGCTGTACCTGGCCGAGCTCGCCGACCCGCTGCTGCGCACCTGGACCGGGCACCTCGCCCTGGAGGTGGGGTTCCTGGTGGCCGGTCTGCTGTTCACCGTGCCGGTGCTGTCCACCGACCCGTTGCCTATCCGGCAGACCCATCACGGCCGGGCACTGGACCTGCTGCTGGAGATGCCCCTGCACGCGTTCTTCGGGGTGATCGTGATGATGGCCACCGCGCCGATGGTCCCGCTGTTCGCCGCGCCGCCGGCCGGCTGGGGGATCGATCCCCTGCGCGACCAGCAGCTGGCCGGTGGGCTGGCCTGGTCCTACGGGGAGGCGCCGGGACTGCTGATGCTCCTGCTGATCGCCAGCAGGTGGCAGCGCAACGACACCGAGCGCTCCACCGCCCGAGACCGGCAGATCGACCGCGACGGCGGCGCCGACGCCGAGCTCGAGCAGTACAACGCCTACCTCGCGCGCTTGAACGGCTCGCGGCCCTCGGGGGCGCCACCTGCACAACCGTGA
- a CDS encoding ArsR/SmtB family transcription factor encodes MGRVLPLDGCVGDDPLSQRVALVRASVPDDAEAGTLAELFRLLGDVRRTKILYALLEAGELCVCDISAAVQVPEASVSQTMRLLRASGVVGNRREGRRVYYRLADTHVRMLLDVCREHTGHEGIR; translated from the coding sequence ATGGGTCGGGTCCTGCCGTTGGACGGCTGCGTCGGTGATGATCCCCTGTCGCAGCGCGTGGCGCTGGTCCGCGCCAGCGTCCCGGACGACGCCGAGGCAGGGACGCTGGCCGAGCTGTTCCGGTTGCTCGGTGACGTACGGCGCACCAAGATCCTCTACGCGCTGCTGGAGGCCGGTGAGCTGTGCGTGTGCGACATCTCCGCAGCGGTGCAGGTCCCAGAGGCGTCGGTGTCCCAGACGATGCGTCTACTGCGGGCCTCGGGGGTGGTGGGCAACCGGCGAGAGGGCCGCCGGGTGTACTACCGGTTGGCCGATACCCACGTGCGGATGCTGCTGGACGTGTGCCGCGAGCACACCGGACACGAAGGGATCCGCTGA
- a CDS encoding cation diffusion facilitator family transporter has protein sequence MGAGHAHAPVAEHAGGRYRRRLAAAFFLTATFFAVELAAGLISGSLALISDAGHMAADVVALGASLLATRIATRPDPTGRRTYGSYRAEVFASGLTVLIMLGVGVYVVVEAISRIGEDPSLPSGVMLAVGFVGLVINLVSMLLLRSGSKDSLNVRGAYFEVVADAAGSVGVMVAGVLIIATGRPVWDLVVALAIAIFVIVRAVTLGRQVVAVLGQHAPAGIDPEAVSRELSAVPGVSAIHDLHLWVLTSGMNVATAHLVASSGSDHAAVLAAARDILRDRFGIAHATLQVETAQQQHECSDLTW, from the coding sequence ATGGGCGCCGGGCACGCTCACGCCCCCGTCGCTGAGCACGCCGGCGGGCGCTACCGCCGCCGCCTCGCCGCAGCGTTCTTCCTGACCGCGACGTTCTTCGCCGTCGAGCTGGCAGCGGGGCTGATCTCCGGCTCGCTCGCGCTGATCTCCGACGCCGGGCACATGGCCGCCGACGTCGTGGCCCTGGGGGCGTCCCTGCTCGCCACCCGGATCGCCACCCGCCCCGACCCCACCGGAAGAAGAACCTACGGCTCGTACCGCGCGGAAGTCTTCGCTTCCGGCCTGACCGTGCTGATCATGCTCGGCGTCGGGGTGTACGTGGTGGTCGAGGCGATCAGCCGGATCGGCGAGGACCCGTCCCTACCCTCGGGCGTGATGCTCGCGGTCGGTTTCGTGGGCCTGGTGATCAACCTTGTCTCCATGCTGCTGCTGCGCAGCGGGTCCAAGGACAGCCTCAACGTCCGGGGCGCCTACTTCGAAGTGGTGGCCGACGCTGCCGGCTCCGTCGGTGTCATGGTCGCCGGTGTTCTGATCATCGCCACCGGGCGACCGGTCTGGGACCTCGTCGTCGCCCTGGCGATCGCCATCTTCGTCATCGTGCGTGCCGTCACCCTGGGGCGGCAGGTCGTCGCGGTACTCGGCCAGCACGCACCCGCCGGCATCGACCCGGAGGCCGTCAGCCGAGAGCTGAGCGCCGTGCCCGGCGTGAGCGCCATCCACGACCTGCACCTGTGGGTGCTGACCTCCGGGATGAACGTCGCCACCGCTCACCTCGTCGCGAGCAGCGGATCGGATCACGCCGCGGTCCTGGCCGCCGCGCGGGACATCCTGCGGGATCGCTTCGGCATCGCCCACGCCACGCTCCAGGTGGAGACGGCCCAGCAGCAGCACGAGTGCTCAGACCTGACCTGGTAG
- a CDS encoding tyrosine-type recombinase/integrase, whose protein sequence is MWFLLRVGFRRSLEGSTRWPRLRWRHALTQVRRTPLCWTSLVLERANAKLGANLTWHDFRHTFAHRLLADERMTLTDVQMLLRHRNMDTLQAYSAARLDELVASLHRHLSRPAPAAARPAPGYAASDLHTLFPGVTL, encoded by the coding sequence TTGTGGTTCCTTCTTCGAGTCGGTTTTCGCAGATCACTCGAAGGATCCACCCGGTGGCCGCGCCTACGTTGGAGGCACGCGCTCACTCAGGTCCGTCGTACACCACTCTGCTGGACTTCACTGGTCCTGGAGCGGGCCAACGCGAAGCTCGGCGCGAACCTGACGTGGCACGACTTCCGTCACACCTTCGCTCACCGTCTGCTGGCCGACGAGCGGATGACGCTGACCGATGTCCAAATGCTGCTGCGGCATCGCAACATGGATACCTTGCAGGCGTACTCGGCGGCCCGGCTCGATGAGCTCGTCGCCTCCCTGCATCGGCATCTGAGCCGACCGGCGCCAGCCGCGGCCCGGCCCGCGCCGGGCTACGCCGCCAGCGACCTGCACACCCTTTTCCCGGGCGTGACGCTGTGA
- a CDS encoding IS256 family transposase produces the protein MTAVPSIDPARFLDEQLSQASPDLMRELLTTFVNALLSAQADAVCGAGYNERSPERVNSRNGYRHRDLDTRVGTLDVAVPKLRQGSLYPEWLLERRKRAERALTSVVATCYLLGVSTRRMDKLVATLGITGLSKSQVSVMAKELDEQVEQFRTRRLEEAGPFTFVAADALVLKVREGGRVVPVHVLVATGVNADGHREILGVQVTTSEDGAGWLAFFRDLTARGLAGVKLVTSDAHAGLVNAIAATIPGAAWQRCRTHYAANLMSATPKSSWPWVKALLHSIYDQPDTDAVHAQFDRVVDALAEKLPAVAEHLQDARADILAFTPFPKEVWRQIWSNNPNERLNREIRRRTDVVGIFPDRASIIRLVGAVLAEQHDEWAEGRRYLGLDVLARAQAVDTQHAEEVSTDLELQALTA, from the coding sequence ATGACCGCTGTACCCAGTATCGACCCTGCCCGCTTCCTCGACGAGCAGCTGTCCCAGGCGAGCCCTGATCTGATGCGGGAGCTGCTCACCACGTTCGTCAACGCACTGCTCTCCGCCCAGGCCGACGCGGTGTGCGGCGCCGGCTACAACGAGCGGAGCCCGGAGCGGGTCAACTCCCGCAACGGCTACCGCCACCGCGACCTCGACACCCGGGTCGGGACTCTCGACGTCGCAGTGCCCAAGCTCCGCCAGGGAAGCCTGTATCCGGAGTGGCTGCTCGAACGCAGGAAGCGTGCCGAACGAGCACTGACCAGTGTGGTGGCGACCTGCTACCTGCTCGGGGTCTCGACCCGGCGGATGGACAAGCTGGTGGCGACCCTCGGCATCACCGGGTTGTCGAAGTCCCAGGTCTCGGTGATGGCCAAGGAGCTCGACGAGCAGGTCGAGCAGTTCCGCACCCGTCGGCTCGAAGAGGCCGGGCCGTTCACCTTCGTCGCCGCCGACGCGCTCGTGCTCAAGGTCCGCGAAGGTGGGCGGGTGGTGCCGGTGCACGTGCTGGTAGCCACCGGCGTGAACGCTGATGGGCACCGCGAGATCCTCGGCGTGCAGGTCACCACCAGCGAGGACGGCGCCGGCTGGCTCGCGTTCTTCCGCGACCTCACAGCCCGCGGCCTGGCCGGCGTCAAGCTCGTCACGTCCGACGCGCACGCCGGGCTCGTGAACGCGATCGCCGCGACCATCCCGGGCGCTGCCTGGCAGCGCTGCCGCACCCACTACGCAGCGAACCTGATGTCCGCGACCCCAAAGTCGTCCTGGCCATGGGTCAAGGCGTTGCTGCACTCGATCTACGACCAGCCCGACACCGACGCCGTCCACGCCCAGTTCGACCGTGTCGTCGACGCCCTGGCCGAGAAGCTTCCCGCCGTCGCCGAACATCTCCAGGACGCTCGTGCCGACATCCTCGCGTTCACGCCGTTCCCAAAGGAGGTCTGGCGTCAGATCTGGTCGAACAACCCCAACGAACGGCTCAACCGCGAGATCCGCCGACGCACCGACGTGGTCGGGATCTTCCCCGACCGCGCATCCATCATCCGGCTCGTCGGCGCCGTCCTGGCCGAGCAACACGACGAGTGGGCCGAAGGCCGCCGCTACCTCGGACTCGACGTCCTCGCCCGCGCCCAAGCCGTCGACACCCAGCACGCCGAGGAGGTGAGCACCGACCTCGAACTTCAGGCCCTCACGGCCTGA
- a CDS encoding tyrosine-type recombinase/integrase: protein MIDIAATGASVATRRSYAYDLLRWWRFCLAVEVPWREAFREEVRDFVLWLQGAPNGQRRRAADPAASVSEESSSSGERSTSRPAAGSINAVTGKAYLPAGYAPRTINHALTVISSFYEFAVAAGLGPLANPVPRSSARGRTGPSRRVGARSGLPRRGTYRQRQPRIQPRSIGEPLLQELFSVLGNDRDRALVAVTLSSGVRASELLSMTRHGVNAGEGVLSVVGKGQAGLRVWVPAAPESFVWIARYLAGHVRSGFDAGMGDQPLWMTFGNPPRPLTYFTLRQVLGSSPLGWCMRLIPRLGVSVRP, encoded by the coding sequence TTGATCGACATCGCGGCGACGGGCGCGTCGGTGGCAACCCGCCGTTCGTACGCGTATGACCTGCTCCGGTGGTGGCGGTTCTGCCTGGCTGTGGAGGTCCCCTGGCGGGAGGCCTTCCGTGAGGAGGTGCGCGACTTCGTCCTGTGGCTGCAGGGCGCCCCGAACGGCCAGCGGCGCCGGGCCGCGGACCCGGCTGCGTCCGTGTCGGAGGAGAGTTCTTCTTCGGGCGAGCGGTCGACGTCGCGGCCGGCGGCGGGATCGATCAACGCGGTCACGGGCAAGGCGTATCTTCCGGCGGGGTACGCGCCCCGGACGATCAACCACGCGTTGACGGTGATCTCGTCGTTCTATGAGTTCGCGGTCGCTGCCGGGCTGGGCCCGCTGGCCAATCCTGTCCCGCGGTCCTCAGCGCGGGGTCGAACCGGGCCGTCTCGCCGGGTCGGGGCCAGGTCTGGGCTGCCTCGGCGCGGCACCTACCGGCAGCGGCAGCCGCGGATCCAACCGCGGTCCATTGGGGAGCCGCTGCTGCAGGAGCTGTTCTCGGTGTTGGGGAATGACCGTGATCGGGCGTTGGTGGCGGTGACGCTGTCCTCCGGGGTGCGGGCCTCGGAGCTGCTGTCGATGACACGCCATGGCGTCAACGCCGGCGAGGGCGTGTTGAGCGTGGTCGGTAAGGGGCAGGCCGGTCTGCGGGTGTGGGTGCCTGCCGCGCCGGAGTCGTTCGTGTGGATCGCCCGGTACCTCGCCGGTCACGTCCGCTCTGGGTTCGATGCAGGCATGGGCGACCAGCCGCTGTGGATGACGTTCGGCAACCCGCCTCGACCGTTGACGTACTTCACTCTGCGGCAGGTCCTGGGGTCAAGTCCGCTGGGGTGGTGTATGAGGTTGATCCCTCGGTTGGGCGTGTCGGTCAGGCCGTGA